Proteins encoded within one genomic window of Gemmatimonadaceae bacterium:
- a CDS encoding Gfo/Idh/MocA family oxidoreductase, producing MMRWPSRDIWDTRTQNVCAVLSSGSVEDAEVYLTATFAHVSVTPPRVAINPNALYPIVGNIRRTGRFAVNVLGAADRDLGLRLMGLRRREPTKAAVLDVDLEERHGVAWLPAALRSVFCEVESIHDVGDHTLIVGRVIDAVPNARRRGERPLMFSRISGTQSRFPVLSHTFRRVLAETGLWHLLRKARSRLRPPPPPDIARRTFDEGGVTLEQAARVLAHGASDTGRAIAPSRAPAVLRREMHICVVGLGWGTFHLRLLREANPSARLYLCGRDADRTARLAAKLGLAGHFTGLDAALADPRIQGLTLAIPHDLHASAAQRAAVAGKHALVEKPIATSLADADAMIDAARRAGTILMCAEDMHFRPGIAEAVRRIRQGDIGEPLYLLAHAGGYRRSTGWAAQRERMGGGVLMDIGVHYVHALRLLMGEPDAVRASRAMQIDVRMEAEDSAQVTFASRLGWEAHLLTSWATSRGHLPDLVVLGDRGTIHLWPNDPCVDWFPAAMRPLTRLLSYVRPYALRDRLMKPEHQRVRTRLRGPIRTGYQGEMREFLSAIVEERAPSLPASATRRDLEIVLCAYEALAASPATITIPPLPRS from the coding sequence ATGATGCGCTGGCCCTCGCGTGACATCTGGGACACGCGCACGCAGAACGTGTGCGCGGTGCTCTCCTCGGGGAGTGTGGAGGATGCCGAGGTCTATCTCACGGCGACATTCGCCCACGTCAGCGTCACACCGCCCCGGGTGGCCATCAACCCGAACGCGCTGTATCCGATCGTGGGCAACATCCGCCGCACCGGTCGCTTTGCGGTCAACGTGCTTGGGGCTGCCGATCGCGACCTCGGGCTCCGCCTCATGGGCCTCCGACGCCGCGAACCAACCAAGGCGGCGGTGCTCGACGTCGACCTGGAGGAGCGGCACGGCGTGGCGTGGCTGCCCGCCGCGCTGCGCAGCGTATTCTGCGAGGTGGAATCCATCCATGACGTGGGCGATCACACGCTCATCGTGGGCCGCGTGATCGACGCGGTGCCGAATGCGCGGCGGCGCGGCGAGCGCCCGCTCATGTTCTCGCGGATCTCGGGCACACAGAGCCGGTTTCCGGTGTTGAGTCACACGTTCAGGCGCGTGCTCGCGGAGACGGGGCTCTGGCATCTGCTCAGGAAGGCGCGCTCACGCCTGCGACCGCCGCCACCCCCCGACATTGCCAGGCGCACGTTCGACGAGGGCGGAGTCACGCTCGAACAGGCCGCTCGCGTGCTCGCGCACGGTGCTTCAGACACCGGACGCGCCATCGCGCCGAGCCGTGCGCCCGCGGTGCTGCGGCGCGAGATGCATATCTGCGTGGTGGGGCTGGGGTGGGGCACCTTCCACCTCCGGTTGCTGCGTGAGGCCAACCCGTCGGCGCGCCTCTATCTCTGCGGCCGCGATGCCGACCGGACGGCGCGCCTGGCTGCCAAACTGGGGCTTGCGGGCCACTTCACCGGCCTCGACGCCGCGCTCGCCGACCCGCGCATCCAGGGTCTCACGCTCGCCATCCCCCATGATCTCCATGCCTCCGCGGCGCAGCGCGCGGCCGTAGCAGGGAAACACGCCCTCGTGGAAAAGCCGATCGCCACGTCGCTGGCCGATGCCGACGCGATGATCGATGCCGCCCGACGCGCGGGAACCATCCTGATGTGCGCCGAAGACATGCATTTTCGGCCCGGCATCGCGGAGGCGGTCAGGCGCATCCGGCAGGGGGACATTGGCGAGCCGCTCTACCTGCTGGCCCACGCGGGCGGGTACCGCCGAAGCACAGGCTGGGCGGCCCAACGTGAGCGAATGGGTGGTGGCGTTCTCATGGACATCGGCGTGCACTATGTGCATGCCCTTCGGCTGCTCATGGGTGAGCCGGACGCGGTCCGTGCCTCGCGTGCGATGCAGATCGATGTGCGCATGGAAGCGGAGGACAGCGCACAGGTCACGTTCGCCAGCCGATTGGGATGGGAGGCGCACCTGCTCACGAGCTGGGCCACGAGTCGCGGCCACCTGCCGGACCTTGTCGTGCTCGGCGATCGCGGCACGATCCACCTTTGGCCGAACGATCCTTGCGTCGATTGGTTTCCGGCCGCGATGCGTCCGCTCACGCGCCTGCTTTCGTACGTGCGACCCTACGCGCTGCGCGATCGCCTGATGAAGCCTGAGCACCAACGCGTCCGTACGCGCCTGCGCGGGCCGATCCGTACCGGCTATCAGGGCGAGATGCGGGAGTTCCTGAGCGCGATCGTCGAGGAGCGCGCGCCATCGCTTCCCGCCTCGGCGACCCGTCGCGACCTCGAGATCGTCCTGTGTGCCTACGAAGCGCTCGCGGCCTCGCCGGCAACGATCACGATTCCACCGCTGCCGCGTTCGTAG
- a CDS encoding flavin reductase, translating to MKSPYVEGALLDGVVGLLVTETGGERNAMTVSCFSELAHHPTALWVSVATTSRTHELLLVGGTFSLSLLAADQGDVARTCGTVSGRELDKCAGLSLRAPRSPFWFLDGALTCTACEVYDRIPVGDHTIFLGTILFGEFDSRRKFRRHLLVADLRG from the coding sequence ATGAAGTCTCCGTACGTAGAGGGCGCCCTCCTCGATGGCGTTGTTGGACTACTCGTGACGGAGACCGGCGGCGAACGCAACGCCATGACGGTCTCGTGCTTCTCGGAGCTGGCGCACCACCCGACGGCACTGTGGGTTTCCGTCGCCACCACGAGTCGCACGCACGAACTCCTGCTCGTTGGTGGCACCTTCAGCCTGTCACTGCTCGCCGCCGACCAGGGCGACGTCGCGCGCACCTGTGGCACCGTGTCGGGGCGCGAGCTGGACAAGTGCGCCGGCCTCTCCCTCCGCGCGCCCCGGAGCCCGTTCTGGTTCCTCGATGGCGCGTTGACCTGCACGGCGTGCGAGGTCTACGATCGAATTCCCGTGGGGGATCACACGATCTTTCTCGGCACGATCCTCTTTGGCGAGTTCGACAGCCGGCGGAAGTTCCGGCGTCACCTCCTCGTGGCCGATCTGCGCGGATGA
- a CDS encoding amidohydrolase family protein, producing MRAHHLVLLASMVAVPRVPFAQVGGGQGTQIKPGEQCPAGMTEVRPRNCQAPTMPAPSIVDYRPRNTLKAPEHPVPKAKFPAIDYHGHPGGAYLQSAEGLAQLGQALDGLNVRMIIAANNTSGDQLKRQIDLVKASPTMKDRVRILTGIDFRNVGPGWAAKAVEQLEADVAAGAVGIGEIGKGFGLSTRKADGTRLRIDDPELDPVWAAAARLRLPVFIHTADPQEFWQPIDYNNERWLELALFPGRRYPADQYPSFEQLMEERDNLVRRNPKTTFVIAHLGWHANDLARLGRMMDGNPNLYSEVGAVLYDIGRQPRAAHDFFVRFQDRILFGKDSFQPEEYPYYWRVFETRDDYFDYYRDYHAFWKLYGIDLPDEVLKKVYFQNALRITTRLPQEGWPR from the coding sequence ATGCGCGCGCACCACCTCGTCCTGCTCGCTTCGATGGTCGCTGTCCCCCGGGTCCCGTTCGCGCAGGTGGGCGGTGGGCAGGGGACACAGATCAAGCCGGGAGAACAGTGCCCGGCCGGGATGACCGAGGTGCGTCCGCGCAACTGCCAGGCCCCCACCATGCCCGCGCCGAGCATCGTGGACTATCGGCCGCGCAACACGCTCAAGGCGCCGGAGCATCCGGTGCCGAAGGCAAAGTTCCCGGCCATCGACTACCACGGACACCCCGGCGGTGCGTACCTGCAGAGCGCCGAGGGACTGGCGCAGCTCGGCCAGGCGCTGGATGGCCTCAACGTGCGAATGATCATCGCCGCGAACAACACGTCGGGCGATCAGCTCAAGCGGCAGATAGACCTGGTGAAGGCGTCGCCCACGATGAAGGATCGCGTACGCATCCTGACCGGCATCGACTTTCGGAACGTGGGGCCGGGCTGGGCGGCGAAGGCGGTCGAGCAGCTCGAGGCTGATGTTGCGGCAGGGGCCGTGGGGATCGGCGAGATCGGCAAGGGTTTTGGCCTCTCGACGCGAAAGGCCGATGGAACACGGCTGCGCATCGACGATCCCGAACTGGATCCCGTGTGGGCCGCGGCCGCACGGCTGCGACTTCCGGTCTTTATTCATACCGCAGACCCGCAGGAGTTCTGGCAGCCCATCGACTACAACAACGAGCGCTGGCTCGAGCTGGCCCTGTTTCCCGGGCGGCGCTATCCGGCGGATCAGTATCCGTCGTTCGAGCAGCTCATGGAGGAGCGCGACAACCTCGTCCGGCGCAACCCGAAGACGACGTTCGTGATCGCGCACCTGGGCTGGCATGCCAACGATCTCGCCCGTCTCGGGCGAATGATGGACGGAAACCCCAACCTGTACTCCGAAGTTGGTGCGGTCCTCTACGACATCGGTCGCCAACCACGGGCGGCGCACGACTTCTTCGTCAGGTTCCAGGACCGCATCCTCTTCGGCAAGGACTCGTTCCAACCGGAAGAGTACCCGTACTACTGGCGCGTCTTCGAGACGCGCGATGACTACTTCGACTACTATCGCGACTACCACGCGTTCTGGAAGCTTTACGGGATCGACCTGCCTGACGAGGTGCTCAAGAAGGTGTACTTCCAGAACGCGTTGCGGATCACAACCCGCCTGCCGCAGGAGGGGTGGCCGCGGTAG
- a CDS encoding cupin domain-containing protein, translating to MRRRILPVRSAAGLALVVAAVVTSFAKAQGAKSAVIFDRALPAMDGRQLNVKVVDVRYGPGGGSTPHRHGCAVTVYVVSGAMRMGVRGEPDSVYTAGQVFFERPTDIHQVGANASATDSAHFTATFVCDRPGPLTTPVPPA from the coding sequence ATGCGTCGACGTATTCTCCCCGTGCGTTCGGCTGCCGGCCTTGCCCTCGTGGTGGCCGCGGTCGTGACCTCCTTCGCGAAGGCCCAGGGAGCGAAGAGTGCGGTCATCTTCGACCGCGCGCTGCCGGCGATGGATGGTCGGCAGCTCAACGTGAAGGTCGTGGACGTGAGATACGGGCCCGGTGGCGGATCGACGCCCCATCGGCATGGGTGCGCGGTCACGGTCTACGTTGTGAGCGGTGCCATGCGCATGGGCGTCCGTGGCGAGCCGGACTCGGTGTACACCGCGGGGCAGGTCTTCTTCGAGCGCCCCACCGACATCCACCAGGTGGGCGCAAATGCGAGCGCAACGGACTCGGCGCACTTCACTGCGACGTTCGTGTGTGATCGACCGGGTCCGCTGACGACGCCGGTGCCACCCGCCTGA
- a CDS encoding DPP IV N-terminal domain-containing protein, with translation MHPTIPCRPVFAVALALFAPALLPAQTVRAPGARANWELAEKFNAETMRRVTYSTTVQARFIGRSDSLWYNWRDRTGNTFYLVYPPTRVKRPLFDHVKLAAALATAHRRPYDPNRLPFATVSFTRDHRNIRFTVDSTRYEWSLAGETIRNIGRPPRGDSIPPDEEREERQQGGGGGGGGGPFGPPQGDFRNWSPDSTAFVFARDHNLYLVEKGRSDTVKISTDGEKNRSFGFRDTTQVQQDDSTQGQGGRNRDPRVRANVVWSPDSRAFAVQRQDQRKVKELYLVNVLAEPRPTLSSYTYAMPGEENVAQTELYAFRRGESSVRPVNVRKWKDQRLLNVHFATGSQALRVVRRDRPQRALELIEVDLASNAIKVLITESVENANLEWQPPRYAKAGGDIVWWSERSGWGHYYLYDHNGAYRRPLTAGAWRADQIPQIDSTAGVIYVSGVGREPGENVYQRHLYKVNADGSGFSRLDEGDGDHSFTISPSKKFVVDSWSRPDLPPTSVLRDVTGRVVMPLEQMDLSQLTSMGWKPPTTFVVKAADGVTDIYGNMWKPFDFDSTKKYPIIASVYPGPQTEQVNVAFNPGGTQQQLAQLGFIVIQIGNRGGNPLRSNAYQNFSYFNLRDYALADKKAGIEQLAARHAFIDIEKVGIYGHSGGGFLTGAALMLPPYNEFFKVGVSSSGNHDNNIYNQNWSEQYHGLKAVVAGSGAARGRRAASGSGVGGAPVTLDTTIVDDSVRYEIKVPTNIELAPNLKGRILLATGDMDNNVHPGGTIRLVNALIKANKRFDFMLLPGKPHGYGDYQPYFNRAMMEYFAEHLLGDYYRSGAEIR, from the coding sequence ATGCATCCCACGATTCCCTGCCGCCCGGTGTTCGCCGTGGCGCTTGCCTTGTTTGCGCCGGCGCTGCTCCCGGCCCAGACCGTGCGCGCGCCCGGCGCGCGCGCCAACTGGGAACTGGCGGAGAAGTTCAATGCCGAAACCATGCGCCGCGTCACTTACAGCACCACGGTGCAGGCGCGGTTCATCGGCCGGAGCGACTCGCTGTGGTACAACTGGCGCGATCGCACGGGCAACACGTTCTACCTCGTATATCCGCCCACGCGCGTCAAGCGGCCGCTCTTCGATCACGTGAAGCTCGCGGCCGCACTGGCCACGGCCCACCGTCGGCCGTACGACCCCAATCGCCTGCCGTTTGCGACGGTCTCGTTCACCAGGGACCACCGCAACATCCGATTCACCGTGGACTCCACGCGCTACGAGTGGAGTCTGGCGGGGGAGACGATTCGCAATATCGGACGGCCACCGCGCGGGGACTCGATTCCGCCTGACGAGGAGCGCGAGGAGCGGCAGCAGGGCGGCGGTGGCGGTGGGGGTGGCGGCCCATTCGGCCCCCCGCAAGGCGACTTCCGCAATTGGTCCCCCGACTCGACCGCGTTCGTGTTTGCGAGAGATCACAACCTGTATCTGGTCGAGAAGGGCAGGTCGGATACGGTGAAGATCTCGACGGATGGCGAAAAAAATCGCTCGTTCGGTTTTCGCGACACCACGCAGGTGCAGCAGGACGATTCCACGCAAGGCCAGGGCGGGCGGAACCGCGACCCGCGCGTTCGCGCGAACGTCGTGTGGTCCCCGGACTCGCGCGCGTTTGCCGTGCAGCGCCAGGACCAGCGCAAGGTCAAGGAACTGTATCTCGTGAACGTGCTCGCCGAACCGCGTCCAACGCTCAGTTCATACACCTACGCAATGCCCGGCGAGGAGAACGTGGCCCAGACGGAGCTGTACGCGTTCCGTCGCGGCGAGTCGTCGGTCAGGCCCGTCAACGTTCGCAAGTGGAAGGACCAGCGGCTCCTCAACGTGCATTTCGCCACCGGATCGCAGGCGTTGCGCGTGGTGCGCCGCGATCGCCCGCAGCGTGCGCTCGAGCTCATCGAAGTCGACCTGGCGAGCAACGCGATCAAGGTGCTGATCACCGAGTCCGTGGAGAACGCCAATCTCGAATGGCAGCCGCCCCGGTATGCGAAGGCCGGCGGTGACATTGTCTGGTGGTCGGAGCGCTCCGGTTGGGGCCACTACTACCTGTACGACCACAACGGCGCGTACCGTCGGCCGTTGACCGCGGGCGCGTGGCGCGCCGATCAGATCCCGCAGATCGACTCGACCGCGGGGGTGATCTACGTGAGCGGGGTGGGGCGGGAGCCGGGCGAGAACGTGTACCAGCGCCACCTCTACAAGGTGAATGCTGACGGCTCGGGCTTCAGTCGGCTCGACGAAGGAGACGGAGACCACAGCTTCACGATCTCACCCAGCAAGAAGTTCGTGGTCGACAGCTGGTCGCGCCCTGACCTCCCGCCGACGTCGGTGTTGCGCGACGTCACCGGCCGCGTGGTCATGCCGCTCGAGCAGATGGATCTCTCCCAGCTCACGTCGATGGGATGGAAGCCGCCCACGACGTTCGTGGTGAAAGCCGCCGACGGGGTGACCGACATCTACGGCAACATGTGGAAACCCTTCGACTTCGATTCGACGAAGAAGTATCCGATCATCGCCAGCGTGTATCCCGGCCCGCAGACGGAGCAGGTGAACGTCGCGTTCAACCCGGGTGGCACGCAGCAGCAGTTGGCGCAGCTCGGATTCATCGTGATCCAGATCGGCAACCGGGGAGGGAATCCGCTGCGCTCCAATGCGTATCAGAACTTCTCGTACTTCAACCTCCGCGACTACGCCCTCGCCGACAAGAAGGCAGGCATCGAACAGCTGGCGGCGCGCCACGCGTTCATCGACATCGAGAAGGTCGGGATCTACGGACACTCGGGCGGCGGCTTCCTTACCGGAGCGGCGTTGATGCTTCCGCCGTACAACGAGTTCTTCAAGGTCGGTGTGTCGAGCTCGGGAAACCACGACAACAACATCTACAATCAGAACTGGAGCGAGCAGTATCACGGCCTGAAGGCGGTGGTGGCCGGCTCCGGCGCGGCGCGCGGACGCCGAGCCGCCTCCGGCAGCGGCGTGGGCGGGGCACCCGTCACGCTCGACACCACGATCGTCGATGACAGCGTCCGATACGAGATCAAGGTGCCCACCAACATCGAGCTGGCCCCGAACCTCAAGGGCAGGATCCTGCTCGCCACGGGAGACATGGACAACAACGTGCATCCCGGAGGCACGATCCGGCTCGTGAACGCCCTCATCAAGGCCAACAAACGGTTCGACTTCATGCTGTTGCCCGGCAAGCCGCACGGATACGGGGACTATCAGCCGTACTTCAACCGCGCGATGATGGAGTACTTCGCCGAACACCTGCTGGGCGACTACTACCGCAGTGGTGCGGAGATCCGATAG
- a CDS encoding phosphatase PAP2 family protein produces the protein MSWGTAVVAASVVLLNMPVAAQDSVATGREWRPRFEGTVVLGALFGATLVGPFDNRLKHSMQSPRLQSDRAMARTADVARVVGSSYGALILSAGVSVAGWATDRPGLTDAGWHATEAIALGGVVTSAIKYVVGRARPYAIVADGDEFAPFRGYKEDWSSMPSGHTTVAFAAASAFSAELGRSRPRAARIVRPLLYAGAVAIGASRMYEDRHWASDVIVGAGVGTFIGRRVVAHAHRRSTR, from the coding sequence ATGAGCTGGGGAACTGCTGTCGTTGCTGCGAGCGTCGTACTGCTGAACATGCCGGTTGCCGCGCAGGACTCGGTGGCGACCGGCCGCGAGTGGCGCCCCCGGTTCGAGGGGACCGTCGTCCTGGGGGCGCTGTTCGGCGCGACGCTCGTGGGTCCGTTCGACAATCGCCTCAAGCACTCGATGCAGTCGCCGCGCCTGCAGAGCGATCGCGCCATGGCGCGCACGGCGGATGTCGCCCGAGTGGTCGGGAGCAGTTACGGCGCGCTCATCCTCTCCGCGGGTGTGTCCGTGGCGGGTTGGGCGACCGACCGGCCCGGGTTGACTGACGCCGGGTGGCACGCGACGGAAGCCATCGCGCTCGGCGGCGTGGTGACGAGCGCGATCAAGTACGTGGTGGGGCGGGCCCGACCCTACGCGATCGTTGCCGACGGTGACGAGTTCGCGCCGTTCCGTGGATACAAGGAGGACTGGTCGTCGATGCCTTCGGGGCACACGACGGTGGCGTTTGCGGCCGCGTCGGCGTTCAGCGCCGAACTTGGGCGGTCGCGTCCCAGGGCGGCACGCATCGTTCGTCCGCTTCTCTATGCCGGGGCCGTGGCCATTGGCGCATCGCGGATGTACGAGGACCGGCATTGGGCAAGTGACGTGATCGTGGGGGCGGGCGTGGGGACCTTCATCGGCCGCCGAGTCGTCGCGCACGCGCACCGCCGGTCGACTCGTTAG
- a CDS encoding paraquat-inducible protein A: MTPRNVAAIGLTLVSLGLLWPGLTDPVLTITASITVLGQTREVFRQTQSIVESVQNLHRAGNTFVAGLILLFSITVPLIKVALLVAMLAVRRTASRRRLHAIVNSVSKWAMADVFVVGVFIAYLAARATDNLGAVAERGFYFFAAYCLTSNLAFQLLEVPVDHAS; encoded by the coding sequence ATGACCCCACGCAACGTCGCCGCGATCGGCCTGACCCTGGTGTCCCTGGGCCTCCTCTGGCCCGGCCTGACGGACCCGGTCCTCACCATCACCGCGTCGATCACGGTCCTCGGCCAGACGCGCGAGGTGTTCCGGCAAACCCAGAGCATCGTGGAGTCGGTGCAGAACCTGCATCGCGCCGGCAACACGTTTGTAGCCGGACTGATCCTCCTGTTCAGCATCACCGTGCCGCTCATCAAGGTCGCCCTGCTGGTCGCCATGCTTGCCGTGCGCCGTACGGCGTCCAGGCGCCGCCTGCACGCCATCGTCAACTCGGTCAGCAAGTGGGCCATGGCCGATGTGTTCGTGGTCGGCGTCTTCATCGCCTACCTGGCGGCGAGGGCCACCGACAACCTCGGTGCGGTGGCCGAGCGCGGCTTCTACTTCTTTGCCGCGTATTGCCTCACGTCGAACCTCGCGTTCCAGCTCCTCGAGGTCCCGGTCGATCACGCGTCGTGA